From the Gymnogyps californianus isolate 813 chromosome 2, ASM1813914v2, whole genome shotgun sequence genome, one window contains:
- the LOC127013609 gene encoding feather keratin 1-like — translation MACYDLCRPCGPTPLANSCNEPCVGQCQDSRVVIQPPAVVVTLPGPILTSFPQNTAVGSSSSAAVGNVLSSQGVPISSGGFGYGFGGLGCFSGRRACYPC, via the coding sequence ATGGCCTGCTACGACCTCTGCCGCCCCTGCGGACCCACCCCGCTGGCTAACAGCTGCAACGAGCCCTGTGTCGGGCAGTGCCAGGACTCCCGCGTCGTCATCCAGCCTCCCGCCGTGGTCGTCACCCTCCCAGGACCCATCctcacctccttcccccagaacACTGCCGTCGGATCCTCCTCATCGGCTGCCGTGGGCAACGTCCTCAGCTCCCAGGGAGTGCCCATCTCCTCCGGTGGCTTCGGCTACGGCTTCGGAGGCCTGGGCTGCTTCAGCGGCAGAAGAGCCTGCTACCCCTGCTAA
- the LOC127013612 gene encoding feather keratin 1-like, translating to MACYDLCRPCGPTPLANSCNEPCVGQCQDSRVVIQPPAVVVTLPGPILTSFPQNTAVGSSSSAAVGNVLSSQGVPISSGGFGYGFGGLGCFSGRRACYPC from the coding sequence ATGGCCTGCTACGACCTCTGCCGCCCCTGCGGACCCACCCCGCTGGCTAACAGCTGCAACGAGCCCTGTGTCGGGCAGTGCCAGGACTCCCGCGTCGTCATCCAGCCTCCCGCCGTGGTCGTCACCCTCCCAGGACCCATCctcacctccttcccccagaacACCGCCGTCGGATCCTCCTCATCGGCTGCCGTGGGCAACGTCCTCAGCTCCCAGGGAGTGCCCATCTCCTCCGGTGGCTTCGGCTACGGCTTCGGAGGCCTGGGCTGCTTCAGCGGCAGAAGAGCCTGCTACCCCTGCTAA
- the LOC127013610 gene encoding feather keratin 1-like: MACYDLCRPCGPTPLANSCNEPCVGQCQDSRVVIQPPAVVVTLPGPILTSFPQNTAVGSSASAAVGNVLSSQGVPISSGGFGYGFGGLGCFSGRRACYPC, from the coding sequence ATGGCCTGCTACGACCTCTGCCGCCCCTGCGGACCCACCCCGCTGGCTAACAGCTGCAACGAGCCCTGTGTCGGGCAGTGCCAGGACTCCCGCGTCGTCATCCAGCCTCCCGCCGTGGTCGTCACCCTCCCAGGACCCATCctcacctccttcccccagaacACCGCCGTCGGATCCTCCGCATCGGCTGCCGTGGGCAACGTCCTCAGCTCCCAGGGAGTGCCCATCTCCTCCGGTGGCTTCGGCTACGGCTTCGGAGGCCTGGGCTGCTTCAGCGGCAGAAGAGCCTGCTACCCCTGCTAA
- the LOC127013834 gene encoding feather keratin 1-like, which yields MRKHCPNPRALEDQHKSQPRASLPHTLLLTPSPPQSTRALHTTDMACYDLCRPCGPTPLANSCNEPCVRQCEDSRVVIQPSTVVVTLPGPILSSFPQNTAVGSSSSAAVGNVLSSQGVPISSGGFGYGFGGLGCFSGARGCYPC from the exons ATGCGCAAACACTGTCCCAACCCTCGGGCACTCGAAGACCAGCATAAAAGCCAGCCCAGAGCCTCTCTCCCTCACACGCTTCTCCTGACGCCTTCTCCTCCGCAGTCAACAAG GGCCCTCCACACCACAGACATGGCCTGCTACGACCTCTGCCGCCCCTGCGGACCCACCCCGCTGGCTAACAGCTGCAAcgagccctgtgtcaggcagtgcgAGGACTCCCGCGTCGTCATCCAGCCTTCCACCGTGGTCGTCACCCTCCCAGGacccatcctcagctccttcccccagaaCACCGCCGTCGGATCCTCCTCATCGGCTGCCGTGGGCAACGTCCTCAGCTCCCAGGGAGTGCCCATCTCCTCCGGTGGCTTCGGCTACGGCTTTGGAGGCCTGGGCTGCTTCAGCGGCGCAAGAGGCTGCTACCCCTGCTAA